In a genomic window of Athene noctua chromosome 24, bAthNoc1.hap1.1, whole genome shotgun sequence:
- the FUCA1 gene encoding tissue alpha-L-fucosidase isoform X2, translating into MAAAGLLWLLAAALGPGWAVPRYRPDWASLDTRPLPAWFDQAKVGVFVHWGVFSVPAWGSEWFWWHWRGEHRPDYERFVQRRYPPDTTYADFAPHFTAHDFQPREWAQLFQRAGASNIRYGLYHSLLEWFNPLYLADKESDFKTQNFVLKKTMPELYDLVLKYKPDLIWSDGDWEAPESYWNSTSFLAWLYNDSPVKDTVVVNDRWCNNCSCHHGGYYNCADKYKPGTLLTHKWEMCSSIDKLSWGYRSNMNIAELMDEASIIEELVQTVSFGGNYLLNVGPTKEGVIVPIFQERLLALGRWLDTNGEAIYESKPWRVQMENSTDTVWYTSKGPAVYAIFLIWPRDNVLKLSSPTPSPATQVTMLGFAGTLKWQKSPGKGLLVTLPYMLPSPLPPQPGWTIKLEGVK; encoded by the exons ATGGCGGCCGCCGGGCTCCTGTGGCTGCTGGcggccgcgctggggccgggctgggccgtgcCGCGCTACCGCCCGGACTGGGCCAGCCTGGACACGAGGCCGCTGCCGGCCTGGTTCGACCAGGCCAAGGTGGGGGTGTTTGTGCACTGGGGGGTGTTCTCTGTCCCGGCCTGGGGCTCCGAGTGGTTCTGGTGGCACTGGCGGGGCGAGCACCGCCCCGACTATGAGCGCTTCGTGCAGCGCCGGTACCCGCCCGACACCACTTACGCGGATTTTGCCCCCCATTTCACCGCCCATGACTTCCAGCCCCGCGAGTGGGCCCAGCTCTTCCAGCGGGCTGGTGCCAG caACATACGCTATGGACTTTATCACTCTCTGTTAGAGTGGTTTAATCCACTCTATCTAGCTGACAAAGAAAGTGACTTCAAGACCCAGAACTTCGTTTTAAAGAAGACCATGCCAGAACTTTATGATCTTGTCTTGAA ATATAAACCAGATTTGATTTGGTCGGATGGAGACTGGGAAGCTCCGGAGTCATACTGGAATTCTACCTCTTTCCTTGCCTGGCTTTATAACGATAGTCCTGTCAAG GACACTGTTGTTGTTAATGATCGTTGGTGTAATAACTGCTCGTGCCATCACGGAGGCTACTACAATTGTGCTGACAAATACAAGCCAGGGACCCTGCTAACTCACAAGTGGGAGATGTGCTCCTCCATTGACAAGCTCTCCTGGGGCTATCGAAGCAACATGAACATTGCTGAGTTAATGGATGAAGCAAGTATCATTGAG GAGCTAGTGCAGACTGTGAGTTTTGGAGGCAACTACCTTCTCAATGTGGGACCTACAAAAGAAGGGGTGATTGTTCCCATCTTCCAAGAAAGACTTCTGGCCCTTGGGAGGTGGCTGGACACTAATGGGGAGGCAATTTATGAATCCAAGCCGTGGAGAGTGCAGATGGAGAACAGCACAGACACAGTCTG GTACACTTCTAAGGGACCAGCTGTCTATGCCATCTTTCTGATCTGGCCTCGGGACAACGTTTTGAAACTGTCTTCACCCACTCCATCCCCAGCTACACAA GTGACGATGTTGGGTTTTGCAGGGACTCTGAAGTGGCAGAAGTCCCCAGGTAAAGGACTGCTCGTAACTTTGCCCTACATGCTTCcatctcctctgcctcctcagcCTGGCTGGACTATCAAGCTTGAGGGTGTGAAGTGA
- the HMGCL gene encoding hydroxymethylglutaryl-CoA lyase, mitochondrial isoform X4 encodes MAAARGLLSRWAVSLRPVSAAAAAGAFPRPVKINLINMLSETGLQVIEATSFVSPKWVPQMADHTEVMQGINKLPGISYPVLTPNLKGFQAAMAAGAKEVSIFGAASELFTKKNINCSIEESLERFDEVMAAARAASIPVRG; translated from the exons atggcggcggcgcggggcctgCTCTCGCGTTGGGCGGTGTCGCTGCGGCCG gtcagcgccgcggcggcggccggagcctTCCCGAGGC CGGTGAAAATCAATTTAATCAATATGCTGTCAGAGACGGGGCTTCAGGTTATAGAGGCCACCAGCTTTGTTTCCCCCAAGTGGGTTCCTCAG ATGGCTGACCATACTGAAGTTATGCAAGGAATTAATAAGTTGCCGGGTATTAGTTATCCTGTGCTGACCCCTAATCTGAAAGGATTTCAGGCAGCG ATGGCAGCAGGGGCCAAAGAAGTGTCGATCTTTGGAGCAGCCTCTGAGCTCTTCACTAAGAAAAACATCAACTGCTCCATAGAGGAGAGTTTGGAGAGATTTGATGAAGTGATGGCTGCAGCGAGAGCAGCCAGCATTCCTGTCCGGGGGTAA
- the FUCA1 gene encoding tissue alpha-L-fucosidase isoform X1, whose amino-acid sequence MAAAGLLWLLAAALGPGWAVPRYRPDWASLDTRPLPAWFDQAKVGVFVHWGVFSVPAWGSEWFWWHWRGEHRPDYERFVQRRYPPDTTYADFAPHFTAHDFQPREWAQLFQRAGARYVVLTTKHHEGFTNWGSSVSWNWNSLDTGPHRDLVGELGQALRESNIRYGLYHSLLEWFNPLYLADKESDFKTQNFVLKKTMPELYDLVLKYKPDLIWSDGDWEAPESYWNSTSFLAWLYNDSPVKDTVVVNDRWCNNCSCHHGGYYNCADKYKPGTLLTHKWEMCSSIDKLSWGYRSNMNIAELMDEASIIEELVQTVSFGGNYLLNVGPTKEGVIVPIFQERLLALGRWLDTNGEAIYESKPWRVQMENSTDTVWYTSKGPAVYAIFLIWPRDNVLKLSSPTPSPATQVTMLGFAGTLKWQKSPGKGLLVTLPYMLPSPLPPQPGWTIKLEGVK is encoded by the exons ATGGCGGCCGCCGGGCTCCTGTGGCTGCTGGcggccgcgctggggccgggctgggccgtgcCGCGCTACCGCCCGGACTGGGCCAGCCTGGACACGAGGCCGCTGCCGGCCTGGTTCGACCAGGCCAAGGTGGGGGTGTTTGTGCACTGGGGGGTGTTCTCTGTCCCGGCCTGGGGCTCCGAGTGGTTCTGGTGGCACTGGCGGGGCGAGCACCGCCCCGACTATGAGCGCTTCGTGCAGCGCCGGTACCCGCCCGACACCACTTACGCGGATTTTGCCCCCCATTTCACCGCCCATGACTTCCAGCCCCGCGAGTGGGCCCAGCTCTTCCAGCGGGCTGGTGCCAG gtaTGTGGTACTGACCACAAAGCATCATGAAGGCTTCACCAACTGGGGGTCGTCCGTGTCCTGGAACTGGAATTCTCTGGATACGGGGCCCCACCGTGATCTTGTAGGAGAGCTGGGACAAGCCCTCAGGGAGAG caACATACGCTATGGACTTTATCACTCTCTGTTAGAGTGGTTTAATCCACTCTATCTAGCTGACAAAGAAAGTGACTTCAAGACCCAGAACTTCGTTTTAAAGAAGACCATGCCAGAACTTTATGATCTTGTCTTGAA ATATAAACCAGATTTGATTTGGTCGGATGGAGACTGGGAAGCTCCGGAGTCATACTGGAATTCTACCTCTTTCCTTGCCTGGCTTTATAACGATAGTCCTGTCAAG GACACTGTTGTTGTTAATGATCGTTGGTGTAATAACTGCTCGTGCCATCACGGAGGCTACTACAATTGTGCTGACAAATACAAGCCAGGGACCCTGCTAACTCACAAGTGGGAGATGTGCTCCTCCATTGACAAGCTCTCCTGGGGCTATCGAAGCAACATGAACATTGCTGAGTTAATGGATGAAGCAAGTATCATTGAG GAGCTAGTGCAGACTGTGAGTTTTGGAGGCAACTACCTTCTCAATGTGGGACCTACAAAAGAAGGGGTGATTGTTCCCATCTTCCAAGAAAGACTTCTGGCCCTTGGGAGGTGGCTGGACACTAATGGGGAGGCAATTTATGAATCCAAGCCGTGGAGAGTGCAGATGGAGAACAGCACAGACACAGTCTG GTACACTTCTAAGGGACCAGCTGTCTATGCCATCTTTCTGATCTGGCCTCGGGACAACGTTTTGAAACTGTCTTCACCCACTCCATCCCCAGCTACACAA GTGACGATGTTGGGTTTTGCAGGGACTCTGAAGTGGCAGAAGTCCCCAGGTAAAGGACTGCTCGTAACTTTGCCCTACATGCTTCcatctcctctgcctcctcagcCTGGCTGGACTATCAAGCTTGAGGGTGTGAAGTGA